The genomic region CAGATGCGAAATTGAATCCGGAAATTAGCATCGGAACGGGTACTATGCCACGAAAATACTGGGGAAATATTGTTGATCGTTTTATCTCCGATTTGCAAAAATCTGATTATGGCGGAAGAAATCCGGACGTGCGCGAAAATGTGAAATTCCCGGGTGGCAACTTTATGAAATGGGTTCACAAAAATTTCCCGCGTTCCGGTTGTGCACTCACAATCGAATTCAAAAAAATTTTTATGGATGAATGGACAGGCATTCCTGATGAACGGATGATTGAAATAATCAAAACAGCACTTTCTTCAACGATTCCGGGAATAAAAGAAGAATTGAAGAAACTGGGAAAATCATAAAATAGTTATGAGCCTACTTAAAAAATGGGATTTAACCATTAAAATGGTTAAATCCATAACTTGTGTTTCTTATTAACCCCCGACTTAAGTCGGGGGCTAATAAGGAGATAAGGAATTCTAACCGTTTTAACGGTTTTAATACAATTAGCCAAAAGTGACCTTTTTTAGTGGGCTCAGTTATGTGACGAAACTAATAAAAAATATTTTATAGAAAGGAATTATTATGGAGAGAGAATTTGCTCTAAATTTGCTTAAGGAAAATTTAAAAAATAAAAATCTGCAAAAGCACTGCTTGGCTGTGGAAGCAGCTATGAAACATTTCGCAAAATATTTTAGCGAGGATGAAAATCTCTGGGCACTTGCCGGCTTGCTTCACGATCTTGATTATGAAGAAACCAAAAATAATTTTGCTAAGCACGGTTTTATTACTGCAGAAAAATTGGAAAAATATTATTTGCCCAATGAAGTTATCTACGCTATAAAAGCACATCCGGGGCACTTGGAACGAACTCACCTGATGGACAAGGTGCTTTATTCTGTGGATTCACTTACAGGGCTAATCATTGCTGCAACGTTGATGCACCCAAAAAAGAAAATTTCTGCTCTGGACACAAATTTTGTAATGCGCCGTTTTAAAGAAAAAAGATTCGCAGCCGGTGCAAACCGAGAACAGATAAAAGCATGCACGGAATTCGATATGACTTTAGAGGAATTTATCGGGCAAACTCTTCTCGCAATGGCAAGCATCGAAGACGTTTTGGGATTTTGAATTATCTCGTTATGAGTTTTACCTAAATCCTCTCACTTCCCTAATTTGGCTATATGCATCGTGAATTTTTGCCATTTGCTCGTTCGCAAAACTAACGAATTCCGAGGGTAGTTCTTTGGACTGAATTTTATCCGGATGAAAATCCAAACATTTTTTGCGATATGCTTTTTTTATCTCTGCATCTGTCATCTTATCATTACAATTAAGAATTTCATAAGCTTCACTTATCCGCAAATTAGCAGCTCCAAGTAAATCATTTATAAAATTATGGCGTAATCTAAGAATCCTCTCTGCCTGAAAAAGTATATCCCTTTCACCAGCGGTTATTTTCCTGTCTGCCAAAGCCAAAGTGTGAAGTGTTCTTACAAAATTCTCGCATATTTGCCGATCCCAACTAACAATTTGTCCAAATTGATTCAAATATTCCGCCACATCTGTCGGATCATCCTTCGCTCTTTGAAAAATTTCAATAGCCTCTTTTTTTAGATTAGGGCTCATTTTTGCATTTTTTATAAAAGCTTCTATTTCTGAAATTTCTTCTTTGGAAACATACCCGTCTGCTTTTGCCATTTTCGCAAGACATGCAAAAATCGCTACAAAATATGCGGTTTGTGATTTTTCGGTCGCCGTGGTATTCTTCGGGGAACTATCGTAAATATGGCCTGCGCTTGCACCTATCAAAGCACCAATTGGTCCACCCAGAACCAATCCGATTCCACCGCCAATAAGTTTTCCTATCCAACCCATATAAATCCTTTCCATAAAATATAATTGTTTTCTTTCCAAAAATTAGGTTAAATATTACTGTCAATTTTTGCATACTTTTTTTTGTCTTTCAAATTCAATTTTACAAACAAAAATTATCCCCAAAAATTTATGAAAATAGAGCCAATATCAGTTATATTTTTTTTATAATTTAGGATTATTTAGTGAGTTATGAAAAATCAAAACACCTCTTAATCAAAACGTGTATAACTCATCGCTCTAAATGGACTTTTTCTCTCTATCTCCCTAATATTAAGATAGAT from Candidatus Cloacimonadota bacterium harbors:
- a CDS encoding HDIG domain-containing protein, whose translation is MEREFALNLLKENLKNKNLQKHCLAVEAAMKHFAKYFSEDENLWALAGLLHDLDYEETKNNFAKHGFITAEKLEKYYLPNEVIYAIKAHPGHLERTHLMDKVLYSVDSLTGLIIAATLMHPKKKISALDTNFVMRRFKEKRFAAGANREQIKACTEFDMTLEEFIGQTLLAMASIEDVLGF
- a CDS encoding TerB family tellurite resistance protein, yielding MGWIGKLIGGGIGLVLGGPIGALIGASAGHIYDSSPKNTTATEKSQTAYFVAIFACLAKMAKADGYVSKEEISEIEAFIKNAKMSPNLKKEAIEIFQRAKDDPTDVAEYLNQFGQIVSWDRQICENFVRTLHTLALADRKITAGERDILFQAERILRLRHNFINDLLGAANLRISEAYEILNCNDKMTDAEIKKAYRKKCLDFHPDKIQSKELPSEFVSFANEQMAKIHDAYSQIREVRGFR